The DNA sequence accagcgggcttggcgtgaattcagtctcttagctgactttatgtattctaaatttttatggtctgtccagaccaaaaaaggctgctgtgctccctctaaccaatgtctccattcttccaatgccagctttactgccaacagttcgcgatcccccacatcataattctgttcggctggcgtcagccgtcgagacaggaacgcgcacggatggagcttgttgtcgctcttggctctctgtgaaaggatggcacctactccttgattggaggcgtccacctccaccacaaactgccgcgacggatcaggaagcgtgaggatgggagcggtgctgaagcggttctttagctcctggaaggccgcctccgcctccgccgaccagtggaagggaaccttaggagacgtgagcgcgtgcaatggagccgctgtggcactgaagcccttgatgaaccgccgataaaaattggcaaagcccaggaattgctgcaccttcctgcgtgagtcaggggtaggccattccgttaccgcgcttactttcgccgggtccatctcaaccttgcccggggctacgatgaagccgagaaaagaaacagtgctcttgtggaattcacttttctcggcctttacgtatagttggtgttcaaggagtcgttgcaacaccgtctcgacgtgaaccctatgggtcttcagatctggggaataaatcaaaatatcgtccaaatatacgtacacaaaccggtccaaacagtctctcaaaacatcgtttatcatggcctgaaacacagcgggagcattggtgaggccaaatggcatgacgaggtattcgaaatgtcctcgatgggtgttgaaccctgtcttccattcgtccccttcccggatgcgcaccagatggtaggcgttgcgcagatctaactttgtgaacacccgggcttgctgtaattggtcgaacacggtcgacatcagtgggagcggataccgattcttgatggtgatctgattgaggggactataatcaatgcagggacgtagggtgccgtccttcttgcccacgaaaaagaaccccgcccctgcaggcgacgacgatggtcgaatcagtcctgcttgcagggaggagtctatacattcattcaaggtttgcttctccggtcccgaaagagaataaagcctccccttgggtatagttgaacccggcaggaggtcaatggcgcaatcatacggacggtggggaggcagagaggtagccttggccttgctgaatacctcggcccattggtggtaacacgcagggaccccggttaagtctggggttggcgcgtctggagcaggaggcacagggcgcgggttagacttgatacaggaatcatgacagtcggacccccatcccgttatttcccctgatccccagtctatagcggggttgtggcgttgaagccatggatacccgagaatgagagggttcattggggaggtcacgacatgtagccgtatgttctcctggtggggaccaattgacagcgagactggttctgttatgtgagttatctcaaagagtgcctgtccattgagtgccttagctttcacgggagtgttcagtagctcagtctttaccccccaccggcgagcaaatgcccagtctatcaagctttcgtctgctcctgagtctattaatacttcgagttctatttctcttcccaactgtgtgatcctgcccttggggagcactcgccccggggacagagccgccgagaaggcgcttaccttcagggtcctcctcactggacaggagagaaggaggtgtccgagctcgccgcagtagtagcatcttccctctcggcgccgccgtaacttctcctcctctgttaacttagctctgcccaactgcatcggttctggctcctggcgctgccgatccccgtacagcctggaggggtgaacgtcagggccggctactgggacgaaggcgggggcgttgctgcttcggtgcttcctccactcttgcagccgattgtcagtgcggatagccagagcgatgagggcgtcgaggtcggtgggaaggtctaaggggattagctgatcctgtatgggtccagacaggccccggaggaagatgtcatatagtgccgccgcgttccaaccgcacaccgcggccagcgtgcggaaccggatggcgtagtctccgacggtgtcttgtccctggactatctgacagagttggcgagccttgtctcggtcagcggagattggatcgaacaccgttcgcagggcctggatgaaagcggggagagagcgacaggaggtggaatccctggcccattccgcggtggcccacgtgcgggcccttcccgtcaggtatgataccatgtaggccaccttggagcgctcggtggggaaatctgctggggaactctcaaaatgcatctcgcattctgtaataaaggcccggctaaggccgggttctccggagtagcgctctggaggagccagtctggcaccgccagtcatgggagctattgcaaggggagtaacgggggaagcaacgggtgtactggaggtcgctgctggtcccgcgtttaagaacgagagcacttcctgcatttgctgacccagctttgctacttgggtggcgaccgctcctctgaaatcttcttgattcttagcgagtcctcggatctcttctcccaagtcgcccacttccctctggtgctgggcgagcagtgaggcatgggagcgcactgcggcgcacaggtgctccgactctgccgagtccatgtctggccagtgtgtactgtcaggcaggggacaaggcgaaggactcggatgcagagtcgtttctttcttggatttattccagcaagcacactgatcaaaagtacaaagtaaaacgcctcttgcgagggaaaacgcgtggcaaaaagtacaaacagaaggcgtcgcactgaggcgagaaaaaaggctaaaagtacaaatcaaaacgcctcttacgagggataacacgcggcaaaaagtacaaacaaaagcgtcgctcggtggcgagacagagaggaggggtcttactgagaacttggacatcaaggaatcgctggtggtcgggacgaggcaagacacactggcacaagacaaggggaagacacggactaaatacacacaaaagggcggggacacaggtgatgacaattagtatcgattacgcaggtgcacacaatcgggatcagggaagacaagacaaccaacaccgaggaaggaaacacaaactgaaacggaagggacgacaaaataaaaccggaagtaaaattacgacatcgacgagacagaaacccggaaaaataaacgcgaccgcatgacattcaggagccagcagcagcaagtagacagcaggagtgcagtgaaagagaaaaaaagtgtgatgacacgaaatttgtttgcactcattaatacagatcattaaaaataagattaatctggtttcatattaaagacagttaatattgtgcagtatattctcagcttcagtaggcccagcctagtagtttgatcggatgtagtataagcatgcactgctataacttttattttgtatttcttttttaatttatttcaaagcagtacgacaattaaggcgagaatatttctttcatagctcccacttgagtttgttaagtgtggtgagttggttcaggtgtaaaactgcattcacttcattgttaaaataaaccagtgaaccatgaaatcattttttttcattgtttgtgaaaaaaatgtgttgtgcttagaaaagattccttgtcatccgtgattataatatgtagggtaggctacaaatgtaggctgaatgataaagcatagtactgaaaaacaaagcaaaatatttggagttgacattcttttactgatccggcccacctgagaacagaaagtctggatccggcccgagagccaaactgagtttgacatgcctggtgtagagagagaagagcagtggggagaggacgcacccctggggGGCCCCAGTGCTGGTGGTCCGGGTCTCGGATGTGAGGGTCCCCAGCTtcacatgctgtctcctgttggtcaggaagttgGTGATCCAATGACAGGtgtaggcaggcaccgcgagctggatgagcttctggtggaggatgtcgggagcaatggtgttgaacgccgagctgaagtccacaaacaggatcttgGTGTACGTCCCTGGGGTGTCTAAGTggcgcaggatgtagtgcagtcccatgtagaccgcatcatccaccgacctgtttgcccataTTCTCCATCATCCATAAACTGGAGTGTTTGATGTTTTTGGCAACACATTTTGATACATTTCAAACCAATTCTAGCAAGCTTTTGattatataataataacaacagtataatttaatgtgttttttttatccttctCAGTCTCACTACACACACTGACAGTTGATGAAAGAGGGAAACtattttgcgcatttttgttaaGTTGTGCAACGTTAATAAGTTGACactacattttattttgtacttTAGTACATTTCAGAGTCTGCTTTTTTACATCAGCAGTTAAATCATCACTTGTAAATGTGCAGTCTTTTTACACAAgtctttgtatttgttttgttttcactaTCTTTTTAATGTGACAAGTGCTTAAGATTGTTGCTGTTTGAGGACAGCGGTGTACTGACACGTGACGTCACGTGGTAGGCGGTACTTACGCATGAGTTGGGAAAGCGAAGCAAAGCTGGGAACAACACTGCTGACATGATTGCCCGTCAAGGTGCATGTATGGTTTTCTAAACCTTTCGGATTCCCCGAGTTTAGCCAACATGGAGACTTTCAGGATGACTAAGGAAGGCCCGATTCGTTGTTGAGTTTTGCGCTAGCCGTGTGACGTTGGCTCGTGCGGCTAGTAACTCCTGCTGCGGCTCAGGCTGCTTCAGACAACTTGTCAAGAGCCGAGGCGATCGACAGAAATCCCAGGCACAATTCGGAACTGTTTTCGACACGCTCCCGCTGTACATATCTGCCGCGAGTTTTCGCTGCGCCGACGGCCATCGAAACAGCAGCACTTTAGAGAGAGGTAAGTGGCGTTGGCAGGTCGGCGTTTAAAAGCACCCACGGGAATGTGGGTCACCCTCGCTAACGCAGTTGTGCCTATCAAGGGTAGAAGCTAACTAGCTAAGTTAGCATGTCGTGTTCAAGTCTTCAACGGTCCCCAAAACACCATCTAAAGTACAGTGGCGGTGTACTTAATGACTCCTCAAATGCTGGAGACTGTATTCTAACCCAATAGTAACTATCGATTACCGCAACATCGAAATATCGGcaactgttatttttttaaaactgccGCTGACGAGTCCGTTTGAGAGGAACCATAACATTTACACTGCGCAGTAACACTTTTTCTGGTAAACAACCCAGTCCTGGCGAGCCGACGTTGAGGTTTGTCTCGTGAAAAGGCGACGCTACGTTACGTGGATTTATTCCACCAGGGGCCTTTGAGCAGCCCCCCACCCTCCCTCTCGCTCAAAAAGACCCTCTCCTTCTGCGATCAACACAGCAACTCAGTGTGTAAACAGTGCGTGCACCGTGTGCCCTTGTACACGGTGCACCCCTTGCATGAAAGCCAAGCAAACAACAATGCAGATGGCTCCAGACAAACGTTCACGTTTGAAGATAGCAGAGAACGGACTGAACTTCCCACCCACGAGTAATCCTCCTACTCTGATTTTCTTGAGAATCTGGACTTCTGTTTGCATACTAACAATGCTTCTTCACAATGATTTCAGCGCAAGCAATTGATTTCTTAATGGGCTACTTGACGTTGTAATTATTTACTTTACCTCAGTCAATTTCTTGTACAGCCAAACTGGAAAGAATGAAACCATACTTCTGTACAATgagttgcaaaattaaaaaaagggttTATTTCTAGAGAGCTAAAGTATTCCATAATACATTTTGTACGAACCCCTAAGTGCTTAGTTGTTAAAAATACTTTATTCTCAAAAGATTCTTTTTTTGCCCCCCAGAATGTTTTGAGTTCGTAACATGAGGTTTCTCTGTGTGTGCAAGCGTATATATCACGATTATTTTTGCAGTATGGCCCTAATATTCCATAGTTTGAGCTGCATACATctgaatgctttgaagatgttcccaatttgttttcataaatgtAGGACATTACTTTATATCTGTTGTTGTTTAGGACAATTATGTCTTTAATGAAAAAATGTTGAGCAGAGATCTGATCCGCAACCAATTTCTCAACTAGTGGGCCATCATGGCAACGTGACAGGAGGGAAGCCCGCTGAGTGCGCTTCGAAAGGAGTCATGGAGGGCTTACAGCAACCTTCTCCCAAGAAGCACAACAGGGTCAATGGCTACTGCCAGCCAAGTTCACCCGAGGATGCGGCTGCTGTTAAGTGGCCTCGAGGGGAATCCCAGGGCTCAGACAGCAGCAAGGGTGCGAGTGCATCGGAACATGCGGACCTGGATGAGCCCAAAGGTCCCGAAAGACACGTCGAGATCAAAGAGGAGCTGGAGGACGCGTCTGCTCGGCGAGGCAAGCAGGAGAAAGCAGGGAATGCAGATGAAGAAAACAATCACAGCAGTGCAGCGTCAAGCTACACCGGTGAGACCTCCTCCCCTTTCAAGCGCTTGGTGCGTTTTCGAAGCCGAACTATGtatggatgctttttttttttaagcagaccTTTCCCACACGCCGTCGGCATCACTGTCCGAGCAGCTGCGTTTGGGTCGTGAGGACACGACAGCCTCTGGAATCAGTGTGGAGTGTAAGGTCTGTGGGGACAAGGCGTCAGGCTTTCACTATGGTGTACATGCCTGTGAGGGTTGTAAGGTAATACCACTTGTGTGTGACTGCCTTTCAAGATCACAAAATACTTCAGTCTGTTCTCTTCCAATCCAGGGCTTTTTCAGACGAACTGTGCGCATGAAATTGGAATATGAGCGCTGCGAGCGTTCCTGCAAAATTCAGAAGAAGAATCGCAACAAGTGCCAATATTGTCGTTTCCAGAAGTGCCTTTCTTTGGGAATGTCTCATGATGGTGAGTAAGCAAGATGTTTTACTTCATAGTAGGGCTTTGCAATTAGCCAAATTTTAATATCTTGATATTTTTGTCAGATATAGGGGTGTTTCGATCAGCGTTTTAAGATGTCTGTACCGATAACGATCATTCATGATTGGGTGATACCAAAAACATTCACATTAAGTTGCTGTAAAATTTTTCGTTTTAGAgctacaaatattttttatttaaaagagCTTGCttaaattgttgattttttaaattttttttaaattaattgattaatcaaaTGACGGCAAGGTGGtcgactggttagcacgtctgtctCACAATATAGTGATTGCAAATTTCGATTCTGACTCCGGCACTTCTGTGTGGACTTTGTATGTTCTTCCCGTGCTTGCATGGGTTTCCTCCAGGTACTcagatttccatccatccattttctgtaccgctttgtccccacgggggtcgcgggcgtgctggagcctatcccagccgtcatcgggcagtaagcGGGGGaaaccctgaattggttgccagccaatcgcagggcacacagagacgaacaacactcacacctaggggcgatttggagtgctcaatcggcctaccaagcatgtttttggggatgtgggaggaaaccagagtgcccggagaaaacccacgcggacacggcgagaacatgcaaactccacacagggagggccggaggtggaatcgaacccgcaccctcctaactgtgaggtggacgtgctagccagtgcgccaccgagccacctTACTCAGATTTCCTCCCACAGTGTGAAGAAGTGTATCTTCTTGCTTGAGTGCTAAATTTCAATTTACGTATCGTCTGATGAGTCGATTAATCGCACCAATTCTCAATGACTGTCGATGATTGTCAAAATAATCCTTTGTGGCAGCCCTAGTCCAAATTGTGTAACCCCTGGCCTGCAATCTGCTGACTGTCATCATTGCACTCGTTAGAATTGTTTAAAATGTcagaatatatattttaagaAATGTGGGCATGTTTGTGTTTGCTCAGCAATCAGATATGGCCGCATGCCTGAGGCAGAGAGGAAGAAATTGGTGGCAGGCCTGCTTGCAGACGAGTTAAACCTCTGCAAACCGGGAGGCTCAGACTTGAAGACACTGGCCAAGCAAGTCAACACAGCCTACTTGAAAAATCTCAGTATGACCAAGAAGAGGGCCCGCAGTATCCTGATGGGAAAGACCAGCAGCACCTCAGTAATACTCTGATTTTTCTTGATATTGACCAGCcagtttatctttttttttagtttggtaACTCAAAGCTGGACCACGATCTGTTTTGTGATGTTGACCTAACATCCATCTAGGGGAATTTCATAATAGAATTTCCCACCGAGATCAATAATGTTAGGGAAGGTAACTTGTAAGGTGTCAAGTGAATTGAGTTAGAGCTTCATTCTGGGATGTATTAAACTTGTAAATTATTCCAGATTTATTCCAGATTGACAAAGCCTTACATTGTACCGGCAATGTTTCAAGTAACATTTTAACATTATTAACATATTAACCAGCCTCAAAGTTAAGTTAGACACAATAAAACACTTTAAGAAGTCTTATAAATTTCAATGATGCTGTGttgaagagaaacagagtgcatAGGCTGGTGTTACGTAAtcggggaacaaaaaaaaaaaactctgattCTCATTACAGGAAAAAAAGCAGGAAATCAGATTGTAGGTAGATTTATCAAAACTTttatgtgtgtgcacgtgtataTCAAGTATTACAAAGGTAATTACAAGAAATCAAGTGACATTACTTCAATAATATGGTACATGGATTTTGTTACTAAAATTTTTGACAAGTAACCAttagaatacatttttaaagtaACCCCCAATAACCCTGAACCCAAGTAGCCCCAAAAAGTATGTTTGATAGCTAAAATGAGGTCCAGTGAGATAGGGGACTGCTTCCATGGTAGAATGACGTCACGCACAACGACATTTGGTACTTCAGAATTGGTTTGAACTTTAGGTGGAATTCCATACTGCAACTTTCAGATGTTCCAAGTAGAGCAGTATCTTTAttgtctctttctctcttgtCTTGGTGTCAGCCATTCGTGATCTATGACGTTGACACGCTTTGGAAGGCTGAAAGTGGTTTAGTGTGGAGCCAGTTGCTTCCAGGCGCTCCCCTGACCAAGGAGATCGGGGTGCACGTGTTCTACCGCTGCCAGTGCACCACGGTAGAGACGGTGCGCGAGCTCACCGAGTTTGCCAAGAGCATTCCGGGGTTTGTCGACCTCTTCCTGAACGACCAGGTGAGTCGCTTCATCGTGCTATGGCAACTGCTGGTACGAGGCCATAGAAAGGATGTCATCAGTGTGCATGTATGTCTCTTGCTGTAGGTGACGTTGCTGAAGTATGGCGTGCATGAAGCAATTTTTGCAATGTTACCATCGCTCATGAACAAAGATGGACTTCTGGTGGCCAATGGTAAAGGCTTTGTGACCAGGGAGTTCTTGCGCAGCCTAAGGAAACCTTTCAGTGAGATCATGGAACCCAAGTTTGAGTTTGCTGTCAAGTTCAATGCCCTGGAGCTGGACGACAGTGACCTGGCCCTCTTTGTAGCTGCCATCATCCTCTGTGGAGGTGCAAGGGAAATATTTCCATGCTCCTTGTGCTTGCTCAACTGTGACTGAAGCTCATGTCTCTCTCCAGATCGCCCAGGCTTGATGAATGTGAAGCAGGTGGAGCAGAGCCAGGACAACATCCTGCAGGCCCTAGACCTCCATCTGCAGGCCAACCACTCTGACTCAGTCTACCTCTTCCCCAAGCTGCTGCAGAAAATGGCCGACCTCCGTCAGCTGGTCACGGAGAATGCTCAGCTTGTGCAGAAAATCAAAAAAACTGAGTCTGAGACATCATTGCACCCTCTTTTGCAGGAGATCTACAAGGACATGTATTAAACTACTCTGAGCAATACTGTTACAGACTGAATACACACTTATTAGAACAATACACTGTGTTCAGTTAAACACTGTTCCAAGTGAGGTGTCATACCTATGCTTCAGCACACAAATTATGTGTGCATCTGGAATAAGGGCCACCCTCATTTTCACAAAGGTCACATCACAAAAGAACACTTGTGTTTTTCTTACTGAAGCTGCTCCCTGCTTTCCTGGGGAAACATTTCACGTTACTATGTACAGACTTGCGCGGTGCTGCGGAGAGCAACCAGAAGTGTGGACATGGTGCGTTTTAAAGATACCGGAGTGATTAGACAAAGCTAACACAGGttggtttttgtttacattcttaTCTTCATGTAGTGACCTCCAACTTTACCGATTGGCCGTGTGGACCTCACTTGGCGCAGGTGCCTGTGCAATAGCATATTCATTAGTAAATGTGGACAGCCAAGCCATCTAGCCATATGCAATACACATATGCATATGACCTGCACAAGTACAAGCAATGCATCCTGTTTTTAGTTTCCCACATGATTTTTGTCCTTGAAATTATGTCtaattatttgtattatatttGTGAAACATGAACGTCATCACATCATTGTATGTATGCAATATGTTTCTTACCTGCTTGGTTTGCAAAATATACTATCAACTTTATACACCTTTTCATTTCATGCAGTGACATGCGTGTTTTAAAAACAGTACAGTAGGCCTATTTCACTCACTTTCCTCATGTACAATTAGATTTTTTCGAACCATTTTCTTATTTCTTTTTCATTCCTAATTTCTTTTAGTCAGGCTACATTCATCCGCTCTACCTCTATTGTATGACAATATTCCCCTGTCTCGACAAAGCACATGTTattctttgccttttttttttttttttaaatgggtacAACCTATTTCAGTCGTGGTCAAGCGAGTGAACAAGATGactgaaatgtcaacaaaaaaaaaatgcaccgtaCGTTATTGTGAGCTACCTCTGCCTGTCTAAAAAGTGCCAAATATGTTCAACCAATGACTTGAAATGATCGTAATATGTTACCGAGAAAAGTTACAGCTCTTTCATAAACTATTAGAACTGTTTCCCGCTTGTccataattatttttaaaggtGATTTCTGATTACTATTTTCAGAGATAAAAGTTAGTAATACACAGTGCACAGTTGAGATTGAGAACAGTGACGTTCAAAGGTTGACGTCACGTTTCCATTGGCTCGTCGCTCCGTTAATTGGCGAAGAGAGACCCGCTGCCAACTATTAAAATAGTCGGAGGAGGGACGCGGGGCGGT is a window from the Syngnathus scovelli strain Florida chromosome 2, RoL_Ssco_1.2, whole genome shotgun sequence genome containing:
- the ppardb gene encoding peroxisome proliferator-activated receptor delta b isoform X2 — protein: MEGLQQPSPKKHNRVNGYCQPSSPEDAAAVKWPRGESQGSDSSKGASASEHADLDEPKGPERHVEIKEELEDASARRGKQEKAGNADEENNHSSAASSYTDLSHTPSASLSEQLRLGREDTTASGISVECKVCGDKASGFHYGVHACEGCKGFFRRTVRMKLEYERCERSCKIQKKNRNKCQYCRFQKCLSLGMSHDAIRYGRMPEAERKKLVAGLLADELNLCKPGGSDLKTLAKQVNTAYLKNLSMTKKRARSILMGKTSSTSPFVIYDVDTLWKAESGLVWSQLLPGAPLTKEIGVHVFYRCQCTTVETVRELTEFAKSIPGFVDLFLNDQVTLLKYGVHEAIFAMLPSLMNKDGLLVANGKGFVTREFLRSLRKPFSEIMEPKFEFAVKFNALELDDSDLALFVAAIILCGDRPGLMNVKQVEQSQDNILQALDLHLQANHSDSVYLFPKLLQKMADLRQLVTENAQLVQKIKKTESETSLHPLLQEIYKDMY
- the ppardb gene encoding peroxisome proliferator-activated receptor delta b isoform X1, whose protein sequence is MEGLQQPSPKKHNRVNGYCQPSSPEDAAAVKWPRGESQGSDSSKGASASEHADLDEPKGPERHVEIKEELEDASARRGKQEKAGNADEENNHSSAASSYTADLSHTPSASLSEQLRLGREDTTASGISVECKVCGDKASGFHYGVHACEGCKGFFRRTVRMKLEYERCERSCKIQKKNRNKCQYCRFQKCLSLGMSHDAIRYGRMPEAERKKLVAGLLADELNLCKPGGSDLKTLAKQVNTAYLKNLSMTKKRARSILMGKTSSTSPFVIYDVDTLWKAESGLVWSQLLPGAPLTKEIGVHVFYRCQCTTVETVRELTEFAKSIPGFVDLFLNDQVTLLKYGVHEAIFAMLPSLMNKDGLLVANGKGFVTREFLRSLRKPFSEIMEPKFEFAVKFNALELDDSDLALFVAAIILCGDRPGLMNVKQVEQSQDNILQALDLHLQANHSDSVYLFPKLLQKMADLRQLVTENAQLVQKIKKTESETSLHPLLQEIYKDMY